The sequence CATAGTACTCACCTACTTCAACGTCTTCCAATACTGCGATGGCGTCGTCAGCCAGAATAGCAGCAGAGCAATAGACCGAAAGTAGATAAGACGCCACACCGTTGTCGTCAATGCCCCGGAAGCGCACCGACAACCCGCGGGACTGTTCATTGGGCAGCCCCGACTGGTACAGGCCCAGCACCCCGCGTTTGGCTTCGCCGGAACGGATCAGCAGAATATTGGTTTTACCGCTTTGCCCCTTCGGATTCTTTAAGCCGTCCACGAACAATTTATCGGAAGGGATCAAGGGGATGCCGCGCCACAGAATAAAGGTTCCGCCGTTGATCGTCGCGGTGACGGGCGGTACGCCGCGGCGCGTCGCTTCGCGTTCGAACGCGGCGATGGCGCGCGGGTGCGCCAGGAAGAACGACGGCTCTTTCCACACTTTGGAAATCAGCTCGTCCAGGTCGTCCGGCGTCGGGCGGCCTCTGCGCGTCTGGATGCGCTGCGAGTCGGCGACATTTTTCAGCAGGCCGTAATCGTCGTTATTGATTAACTGGCTCTCCTGACGCTCGCGCAAGCTTTCGATGGCCAGATTAATCTGCTCCGCCGCCTGATCGAACGGCGAACTGTAGATATCGGCGATTTTGGTATCGACGTTGACGATCGTGGCGATCGAATCGAGCTGATACTCGCGCGGTTTGGTTTGATACTCGATATAGCCCTTGGGTATTTCAATGCGGGTGGGGTCCTGGCTGCACAGGATATCCAGCGGCGTATCCCCTTCCACTACCTTGTTGACGCGGTATATCCCGGCTTCCAGCCCTTTGTACTCAAGAAAGCGAGACACCCAGCGGGGGGTGATGGCGCCAAACTGCGGGGCCGTTTTGGTGACATTCGCCAACTGATAAGCGGCTTCGCGCCCCAGTGCGTTCAATTGCGTTTTCTTCTCAGCCATGATGCTTCCTTCTTTTCCATTAATAGGTGTATAAGACGTTGGTCAAAGATACTGCGGTGCAATCCATCAATATTGCGGTAAGCGGGCATCCACATCCCGCGCCCAGGCATTGATGCCATCTTTTAAATTCAATAACCTCCCTTTATATCCGGCATGTTGTAACGCGCGAATGGCAAAGATGCTGCGCTGCCCGATTTTGCACAGAAACACCGCATCGACGGCAGGATCAAATTCGTCGATCCTTCTGATGATCTGACCCAGCGGTATCACCTTGGCATCAGGGAATTTCACAATGGCGCGTTCATGAGGTTCGCGGATATCGATGAGTTGCAGCGGCTTGCCGTCGTCCAGCCATGCCTTTAACTCCAGCGCGGTCATGCTTTCGATAGGCTCCTCTTCCGTTGATGGTTTCAGGCCGCAGAATTCATCATAATCAATCAACTGATGAATGCTTGGATGCGCGCCGCAGATCGGACAATCGGCATCTTTTTCCAGTTGAAGCTCGCGCTGTTTCATCTGCCACACATCGAACAGCAGCAGGCGGCCAATCAGGCTGTCGCTGCCGCCCACCACAAGTTTGATGACTTCCGCGGCCTGAATGGTGCCGATAATGCCGGGCAGAACGCCGACCACGCCGCCTTCGGCGCAGGAAGGCACCAGTCCCGGCGGCGGCGGCGCCGGATACAGGCAGCGATAGCATGGGCCTTCTTTGGCATAAAACACGCTGGCCTGCCCTTCGAACTGGAAGATGGAGCCGTAGACGTTGGGTTTGCCCAGCAGGACGCAGGCGTCATTAATCAGGTAACGGGTGGGATAGTTGTCGGTGCCGTCCACCACGATGTCGTATTCCCGGATGATATCCAGCGCGTTGCCGCTGTTTAGCTGCGTGTTATAGGTCACCACCTCCACGCCGGGATTAATGGCCTTGATGCGATCCTTGGCCGAGGCCACCTTCGGGCGGTCGATATCCCTGGTGCCGTGAATGATCTGGCGCTGCAGGTTGGATACTTCGACAAAATCAAAATCCACAATCCCGATGGTGCCGATCCCCGCCGCCGCCAGATAGAGCGCCACCGGCGCGCCCAGCCCGCCCGTGCCCACCAGCAGCACGCGCGCGCTTCTTATGCGCTGCTGCCCCTCGACGCCGACCTCCGGCAACAGCAGATGGCGGCTGTAACGCGCGATATCGGCGTTGGACAACTCCGCCAGACGATCGTCGGGAATGATACTCGCAATACTCATGCCGCCTCTCCCGCTCCTCCGGCTATCGCCGGCACCAGAATGACTTCACTGCCATCGCCCACCGGCGTATCCAGCCCTCCGGTGGTTTTGATATTCTTTTCGTTAACGTAAAGGTTGATAAAGGAGCGCAGCGCGCCGTCATCCTCATACAGGTGCTGGCGAATATCCGGGTATTTATCCGCCAGCGCGCCGATCAACTGCCCCACGGAATCGCCTTCCAGGCTGATTTTCGACTGACCGTCGGTAAAGGCGCGCAGCGCCGTTGGAATCAATAAAGTTGCTGCCATAGTTAATCCTCGCTAAATAGGGTGTTCAGTTATTGTCGACGTCTTCCTGAATAAAACGTTCACGGTCGGGCGTCAGCCGCCAACTGGTAAAGTCGCCGGATATCTGTTTTTCCACCGCCACAATGATGTAGGCGTAGAAAGGCAGGGCATGCACCCGGTCAAATTCGGAGGGAACGGCCGGGTGATCCGGGTGGGAATGGTAGAAACCGATCACCTCGACCCCCTGCTTGCGGGCAACCAGCTCCGCGCGCAAAAAGTCGTCCGCGGTAATCACGAAACGATGATACTGCTCCTCTTCTTCCCGCCCGTTCTCGATGGGCAGGATCTGATCGACTATCGCCTCCCCCTGTTCGTTGCTGGCGCCCAGCAACACGCCGCAACACTCGTTGGGATAAGCTTTTTCGCCTTCCCGCCGGATTAACCGCTCCGTCTCTTTCGATAGCCGTATCATAGATTTTCATTCCAAAAAGGGTCCGCCGTATAGCGTGAACCGGTATCACAAAGCATGGTAACCACCACGGCGTCCGCCGCCAGGGTGCGTTTAAGTTTTACCGCCGCCGCCACATTCGCCCCCGACGACACGCCGACAAAGATGCCTTCCCGTTTCGCCAGGCGCCGCGTCATCGCATAGGCCTCTTCCGTCGTCACAGTTATCACCCCGTCATGCAGCGTTTCATCCAGAATGCCCGGCTTGATGCTGCTGGCCATATGCTTGGTCCCTTCAATACCATGCAAAGGGGATGCCGGTTGTACCATCAGCGTCTTGATCAACGGGTTTTCCTGCTTCAGACGCCGGGCGCTGCCGACAAAGGTGCCGGAGGTCCCCACGCCGGCGAGGAAATGTGTCACACGTTGGTGCGTTTGCCGCCAGATTTCCTGCCCGGTGGTGGTGAAATGCGTCTGGACATTAACGTCGTTGTTGTATTGATCGGGGTAAAAATAGCGCTCGGGGTCCGCCGCCACGCACTCCTTGACCGCCAGATAGGCGCCGTCGGAACCCTCCAGGGGATCGGTTTCCACGATGGCGGCGCCGTAATGGCTGATAATTCGTTTGCGCTCGATGCTGGTATTCCGCGGCATATAGAGGACGACCTTATAGCCCAGCACCGCGCCGATCATCGCGTAGGCAATGCCGGTATTACCGCTGGTGGCGTCAATGATGGTTTTTCCGGGGGTCAGCTTTCCGCCGGCGATGCCGTCAAGGATCATGGCTTTTGCCGCCCGATCTTTAACGGAACCGCTGGGATTCATAAATTCCGCTTTGCCGAATATGGGAACGTCAGATATATCTTCGGATAAATTCTTTAATGCTATCAATGGGGTATTACCAACCAGATCCAGAATACTCATATATCTTCCATACAAATGGTTATATTCTTATTACTATTATGTCAGCAGGCGATTTTCTTTATTGATCCAACTCGCAATTTGCTGCGGAAAATATAAACCACCAGTAATTTAATCTGCGGCGTATTAAATACCGTCGCCATCCTTATATTGCGTTTGCAATGCACTGGCCTGGCGAATATTACTTTCCGGCGGCACGTCGCGCGTTAACCAGACGTTGCCGCCGATGGTCGAACGGGCGCCGATGCGAATGCGACCCAACAGCGTTGCTCCGGCATAAATGACCACGTCATCTTCAATAATCGGGTGGCGGGGATAATTCTTTTGCAGGTTGCCGGAACTGTCGGTGATAAACCGTTTGGCGCCCAGCGTCACCGCCTGATAAATGCGCACCCGCTTGCCGATAATCGCCGTTTCGCCGATTACCACGCCGGTGCCGTGATCGATAAAAAACCCTTCGTCTATCTGCGCGCCGGGATGGATATCGATACCGGTCTGGCTATGGGCCTTTTCACTGATGATTCTCGCCAGCAGCGGCAGATCCAGCAGATATAAC comes from Brenneria nigrifluens DSM 30175 = ATCC 13028 and encodes:
- a CDS encoding Mov34/MPN/PAD-1 family protein; this encodes MIRLSKETERLIRREGEKAYPNECCGVLLGASNEQGEAIVDQILPIENGREEEEQYHRFVITADDFLRAELVARKQGVEVIGFYHSHPDHPAVPSEFDRVHALPFYAYIIVAVEKQISGDFTSWRLTPDRERFIQEDVDNN
- a CDS encoding MoaD/ThiS family protein, whose protein sequence is MAATLLIPTALRAFTDGQSKISLEGDSVGQLIGALADKYPDIRQHLYEDDGALRSFINLYVNEKNIKTTGGLDTPVGDGSEVILVPAIAGGAGEAA
- a CDS encoding PLP-dependent cysteine synthase family protein: MSILDLVGNTPLIALKNLSEDISDVPIFGKAEFMNPSGSVKDRAAKAMILDGIAGGKLTPGKTIIDATSGNTGIAYAMIGAVLGYKVVLYMPRNTSIERKRIISHYGAAIVETDPLEGSDGAYLAVKECVAADPERYFYPDQYNNDVNVQTHFTTTGQEIWRQTHQRVTHFLAGVGTSGTFVGSARRLKQENPLIKTLMVQPASPLHGIEGTKHMASSIKPGILDETLHDGVITVTTEEAYAMTRRLAKREGIFVGVSSGANVAAAVKLKRTLAADAVVVTMLCDTGSRYTADPFWNENL
- the moeB gene encoding molybdopterin-synthase adenylyltransferase MoeB, with translation MSIASIIPDDRLAELSNADIARYSRHLLLPEVGVEGQQRIRSARVLLVGTGGLGAPVALYLAAAGIGTIGIVDFDFVEVSNLQRQIIHGTRDIDRPKVASAKDRIKAINPGVEVVTYNTQLNSGNALDIIREYDIVVDGTDNYPTRYLINDACVLLGKPNVYGSIFQFEGQASVFYAKEGPCYRCLYPAPPPPGLVPSCAEGGVVGVLPGIIGTIQAAEVIKLVVGGSDSLIGRLLLFDVWQMKQRELQLEKDADCPICGAHPSIHQLIDYDEFCGLKPSTEEEPIESMTALELKAWLDDGKPLQLIDIREPHERAIVKFPDAKVIPLGQIIRRIDEFDPAVDAVFLCKIGQRSIFAIRALQHAGYKGRLLNLKDGINAWARDVDARLPQY
- a CDS encoding family 2A encapsulin nanocompartment shell protein, giving the protein MAEKKTQLNALGREAAYQLANVTKTAPQFGAITPRWVSRFLEYKGLEAGIYRVNKVVEGDTPLDILCSQDPTRIEIPKGYIEYQTKPREYQLDSIATIVNVDTKIADIYSSPFDQAAEQINLAIESLRERQESQLINNDDYGLLKNVADSQRIQTRRGRPTPDDLDELISKVWKEPSFFLAHPRAIAAFEREATRRGVPPVTATINGGTFILWRGIPLIPSDKLFVDGLKNPKGQSGKTNILLIRSGEAKRGVLGLYQSGLPNEQSRGLSVRFRGIDDNGVASYLLSVYCSAAILADDAIAVLEDVEVGEYYDYE